The DNA segment CTGATATGACATTCTGAAGTTTAATGAACGTTATTGATATTTCTTGCCGTTAATGATGCTGTTTCCCCCCTCCTAGCTGTTTACACCACACCCAGAAGGGACGTAGTCTTTCTTCTGGACGGTTCAGATGGCACTAGGAATTCTTTCCCAGCTATGCGTGACTTCGTGCAAAGAGTAGTGGAGAAATTCAACATAGAGGCCAACAGAGACCGAGTTTCTGTGGTGCAGTACAGTAGAGACGCTGAGGTCCATTTCTATCTGAACAGCTACACGACAAAGGAAGAGGTTCTTGACCGTGTCAGAGGCCTGAGACACAAAGGAGGCAGACCCCTCAACATGGGGGCAGCTCTCCAGTACGTCAGAGACAgtgtctttactgccacctctGGCAGCAGGCGGCTGGAGGGTGTGCCGCAGATACTGGTTTTGTTTAGCGGGGGAAGGTCATCTGACAGTGTCGATGCAGCAGCCTCCTCTCTGAAAGAGCTTGGCGTTTCGACCTTTGGAATAGGATCGAGGGGCTCTGACAGCAGAGAATTGCAGAGAATTTCATCCGACCCCAATTACGCTCTGACCGTGTCCGACTTCAGTGAGCTTCCAAAAGTCCAAGAGCAGCTGCTGGCCTCTGTCCAGGATGTTGCAATGCCTGTCACTCCGACTTCTCCGACTCTGACCGGTATGTGCATGGCAGAACTTCACAAGTGCTTTCGGACAGGCTGTGCCTTGTTGATTACTCGCAGCTTAGATAGTCAAAGGAGTAGTGAACTAACGTGATGTTCtaaagatgttttgaaatgtcctggtgttaatgatgctgttttcttttcctaGCTGATGACCCCATACCCAGAAAGGACGTAGTGTTCCTGCTGGACGCATCAGATGGCACTAGAAATACTTTCCCGGCTATGCGTGACTTCGTGCAAAGATTAGTGGAGCAATTCAGCATAGATGCAAACAGAGACCGTGTTGCCGTGGTGCAGTACAGTAGAGACGCAGAGGTCAATTTCTATCTGAATACCTACACAACAAAGGGGGAGATCTTGAACTCTGTCAGAGGTCTGAGGCATAGAGGAGGGAGACCCCTCAACACTGGGGCAGCTCTCCAGTACGTGAGGGACAATGTCTTCACCGCCTCTGCGGGGAGTAGAAAGCAAGCGGGTGTCCCTCAGATTCTCATCCTCCTCAGTGGAGGACGGTCAAGCGATAACATAGATATACCTGCCTCCGCCTTGAAACAGGGCGGGATCTTGATTTTTGGTGTCGGCACCAGAAATTCCAGCAGAGAGGTGCAGAGAATTGCCAATGATCCTACCTATGCACAGTCCATCAATGAATTCTCTgaccttcccagtgtccaacagcAGTTTATCAGCTCCCTCAACAATGTGCTTGGTCAAGTCAAGCCGGTGACAGCTACTGTGCCGGGTAAGACAGATTCCCGCATGCCTCTAGAAAACAGTACTCTGAGCTCCTCTTTGCAAAGCGTGCAGTTGACCCTGAACAGTTTAAGTTAGCACTGCATGTGAGCAGAGCCGTGGGAAATTAGGCTAAAAAGCCAAGGGCTTGAACTCTAGTCactgatacattttaaagtgtttgttcATTCACTCGTTAGCTTGCTTTAGGCCAAGTTTTTCTCTTTTGACCAATATGACCTTTAAATTTAGACCTTATTTCAATGCTTCGCATTCATTAAATTTAGGCAGATTTACTCTGACCAAAACGAGGTATTATTTTAGCAGATGGGACTAACATTTGGCCATCGGATTGGTTGTAAAATAGCTTAAAGGGCGGGAGAGTCTCTTCCCATTTGCTGTTGCCAGCTAGAGCATGCATACACCTACAGAAAATATCAGATGCCAAGTGCTCACGTGACTCTGTGTTCCATTTCATTATCCTTAGCTGAGCGAAAGAGGGATGTGGTGTTCCTGCTGGATGGTTCGGATGGCACTAGGAGCTCTTTCCCTGCGATGCGCGACTTTGTTGAAAGGATGGTGGGGAGACTGAATGTGTCTGAGAACAGAGACCGCGTGTCCGTGGTCCAGTACAGCAGAGATCCAGAGGCCCATTTCTATCTTAACACATACTCAAGAAAGGAGGACATTCTTGACACAGTCAGGGGTCTGAGGCACAAAGGAGGGAGACCCCTCAACACAGGGGCAGCTTTGCAGTACGTGAGGGACAATATATTCACTGCCTCCTCTGGAAGCAGACGTGTAGAAGGTGTGCCCCAGTTACTGATTCTGCTGAGTGGTGGAAGGTCATTTGATAATGTTGATACACCGGCCTCGTCCCTGAAGGAGCTGGGAGTGCTTATCTTTGGGATAGGGTCAAGGAGCTCAGACAGCAGCGAACTCCAGAGGATCTCCCATGAGCCTAGTTATGCACTCTCAGTAAGGGATTTTGCTGACCTTCCAAGTGTCCAACAGCAGCTGTTCAGCAACATTGACACAGTATTTGTAGAGGTCACGTCTACCACTACCACGACGATaggtaagaaataaataaacatgcttctTCTACTTCCTCACAGCTTTTAATGTTGTAGTGAGTTGTGCTTTACCTGTAGTTCTAGTTAGTTAGAGAAGGAAAATGATTTCTTCCTGAGTCGTGAATCTTTGCGGGAGGTGAGATGATATCAAAAAACACAGAAAGCACGATTAATGGCAAAGCATCTACTATGTAATGCAATACGCTGTTTTCCCCTATTCcgttatttttttccttacaatGTCCCCCATCTTACCCGTGACTGTTATTTCTTAGCTGAGGGCCGTAGGCAGAGGAGAGATGTTGTCTTCCTGCTGGATGGATCGGATGGCACTAGGAATGGGTTCCCAGCAATGAAAGAGTTTGTGCAAAGAATGGTGGAGAGATTGGACATAGATGAGAACAGAGACCGCGTTTCTGTGGTCCAGTACAGTGGAGACACAGAGGTCCATTTCTATCTTAACACGTACACGACAAAGGAAGACATTCTTGACAGTGTCAGAGGTCTGAGGCACAAAGGAGGCAGACCCCTCTACACGGGGGCCGGTCTCCAGTACGTCAGAgacaatgtctttactgccacctctGGCAGCAGGAGACTGGATGGTGTGCCGCAGATACTCGTTTTTCTTAGTGGGGGAAGGTCATCTGACAGTGTTGACGCAGCAGCCTCCTCTCTGAAAGAGcttggagttttgacctttggaaTAGGATCGAGGGGCTCTGATAGCAGAGAATTGCAGAGAATTTCATCCGACCCCAATTATGCCCTGACCGTGTCCGACTTCAGTGAGCTTCCGAAAGTCCAAGAGCAGCTGCTAGCCTCTGTCAAGGCTGTTGCAATTCCCATCACTCCAACATCACCAGCTGTCACCGGTATGTGCATGGCAGAACGTCATAGTACACTGTGTCTCGCCTTCCTACTTCATGCCCTCCCTTTTTTCTTTcccctttgttttctttatataaaaatttgtgaGCAGTGGGAATGTTAGCCAGAGCTTGGACTGTTATTGAGGGGGTGAACTGATATGACATTCTGAAGTTTAATGAACGTTATTGATATTTCTTGCCGTTAATGATGCTGTTTCCCCCCTCCTAGCTGTTTACACCACACCCAGAAGGGACGTAGTCTTTCTTCTGGACGGTTCAGATGGCACTAGGAATTCTTTCCCAGCTATGCGTGACTTCGTGCAAAGAGTAGTGGAGAAATTCAACATAGAGGCCAACAGAGACCGAGTTTCTGTGGTGCAGTACAGTAGAGACGCTGAGGTCCATTTCTATCTGAACAGCTACACGACAAAGGAAGAGGTTCTTGACCGTGTCAGAGGCCTGAGACACAAAGGAGGCAGACCCCTCAACATGGGGGCAGCTCTCCAGTACGTCAGAGACAgtgtctttactgccacctctGGCAGCAGGCGGCTGGAGGGTGTGCCGCAGATACTGGTTTTGTTTAGCGGGGGAAGGTCATCTGACAGTGTCGATGCAGCAGCCTCCTCTCTGAAAGAGCTTGGCGTTTCGACCTTTGGAATAGGATCGAGGGGCTCTGATAGCAGAGAATTGCAGAGAATTTCATCCGACCCCAATTACGCTCTGACCGTGTCCGACTTCAGTGAGCTTCCAAAAGTCCAAGAGCAGCTGCTGGCCTCTGTCCAGGATGTTGCAATGCCTGTCACTCCGACTTCTCCGACTCTGACCGGTATGTGCATGGCAGAACTTCACAAGTGCTTTCGGACAGGCTGTGCCTTGTTGATTACTCGCAGCTTAGATAGTCAAAGGAGTAGTGAACTAACGTGATGTTCtaaagatgttttgaaatgtcctggtgttaatgatgctgttttcttttcctaGCTGATGACGCCATACCCAGAAAGGACGTAGTGTTCCTGCTGGACGCATCAGATGGCACTAGAAATACTTTCCCGGCGATGCGTGACTTCGTGCAAAGATTAGTGGAGCAATTCAGCATAGATGCAAACAGAGACCGTGTTGCCGTGGTGCAGTACAGTAGAGACGCAGAGGTCAATTTCTATCTGAATACCTACACAACAAAGGGGGAGATCTTGAACTCTGTCAGAGGTCTGAGGCATAGAGGAGGGAGACCCCTCAACACTGGGGCAGCTCTCCAGTACGTGAGGGACAATGTCTTCACCGCCTCTGCGGGGAGTAGAAAGCAAGCGGGTGTCCCTCAGATTCTCATCCTCCTCAGTGGAGGACGGTCAAGCGATAACATAGATATACCTGCCTCCGCCTTGAAACAGGGCGGGATCTTGATTTTTGGTGTCGGCACCAGAAATTCCAGCAGAGAGGTGCAGAGAATTGCCAATGATCCTACCTATGCACAGTCCATCAATGAATTCTCTgaccttcccagtgtccaacagcAGTTTATCAGCTCCCTCAACAATGTGCTTGGTCAAGTCAAGCCGGTGACAGCTACTGTGCCGGGTAAGACAGATTCCCGCATGCCTCTAGAAAACAGTACTCTGAGCTCCTCTTTGCAAAGCGTGCAGTTGACCCTGAACAGTTTAAGTTAGCACTGCATGTGAGCAGAGCCGTGGGAAATTAGGCTAAAAAGCCAAGGGCTTGAACTCTAGTCactgatacattttaaagtgtttgttcATTCACTCGTTAGCTTGCTTTAGGCCAAGTTTTTCTCTTTTGACCAATATGACCTTTAAATTTAGACCTTATTTCAATGCTTCGCATTCATTAAATTTAGGCAGATTTACTCTGACC comes from the Carassius gibelio isolate Cgi1373 ecotype wild population from Czech Republic chromosome B9, carGib1.2-hapl.c, whole genome shotgun sequence genome and includes:
- the LOC127965271 gene encoding collagen alpha-3(VI) chain-like isoform X13, with the protein product MRDFVQRVVEKFNIEANRDRVSVVQYSRDAEVHFYLNSYTTKEEVLDRVRGLRHKGGRPLNMGAALQYVRDSVFTATSGSRRLEGVPQILVLFSGGRSSDSVDAAASSLKELGVSTFGIGSRGSDSRELQRISSDPNYALTVSDFSELPKVQEQLLASVQDVAMPVTPTSPTLTADDAIPRKDVVFLLDASDGTRNTFPAMRDFVQRLVEQFSIDANRDRVAVVQYSRDAEVNFYLNTYTTKGEILNSVRGLRHRGGRPLNTGAALQYVRDNVFTASAGSRKQAGVPQILILLSGGRSSDNIDIPASALKQGGILIFGVGTRNSSREVQRIANDPTYAQSINEFSDLPSVQQQFISSLNNVLGQVKPVTATVPGKTDSRMPLENSTLSSSLQSVQLTLNSLS
- the LOC127965271 gene encoding collagen alpha-3(VI) chain-like isoform X15 — protein: MRDFVQRVVEKFNIEANRDRVSVVQYSRDAEVHFYLNSYTTKEEVLDRVRGLRHKGGRPLNMGAALQYVRDSVFTATSGSRRLEGVPQILVLFSGGRSSDSVDAAASSLKELGVSTFGIGSRGSDSRELQRISSDPNYALTVSDFSELPKVQEQLLASVQDVAMPVTPTSPTLTADDAIPRKDVVFLLDASDGTRNTFPAMRDFVQRLVEQFSIDANRDRVAVVQYSRDAEVNFYLNTYTTKGEILNSVRGLRHRGGRPLNTGAALQYVRDNVFTASAGSRKQAGVPQILILLSGGRSSDNIDIPASALKQGGILIFGVGTRNSSREVQRIANDPTYAQSINEFSDLPSVQQQFISSLNNVLGQVKPVTATVPGKTDSRMPLENSTLSSSLQSVQLTLNSLS
- the LOC127965271 gene encoding collagen alpha-3(VI) chain-like isoform X19, which gives rise to MRDFVQRVVEKFNIEANRDRVSVVQYSGDAEVHFYLNSYTTKEEVLDRVRGLRHKGGRPLNMGAALQYVRDSVFTATSGSRRLEGVPQILVLFSGGRSSDSVDAAASSLKELGVSTFGIGSRGSDSRELQRISSDPNYALTVSDFSELPKVQEQLLASVQDVAMPVTPTSPTLTADDAIPRKDVVFLLDASDGTRNTFPAMRDFVQRLVEQFSIDANRDRVAVVQYSRDAEVNFYLNTYTTKGEILNSVRGLRHRGGRPLNTGAALQYVRDNVFTASAGSRKQAGVPQILILLSGGRSSDNIDIPASALKQGGILIFGVGTRNSSREVQRIANDPTYAQSINEFSDLPSVQQQFISSLNNVLGQVKPVTATVPGKTDSRMPLENSTLSSSLQSVQLTLNSLS